The following coding sequences lie in one Cannabis sativa cultivar Pink pepper isolate KNU-18-1 chromosome 5, ASM2916894v1, whole genome shotgun sequence genomic window:
- the LOC115716413 gene encoding uncharacterized protein LOC115716413 — translation MGKFTVLNMIFLMMFSGWLMVWILLPTKSYQLKWAPKLKSQLNSTTYFREQGTNILLFSFPIMFVAALSCVYLHLHKKSPMDQIGRRLASWRSPVSVKAPLGIVSSVELSFAFMFVVLLVWTFTTYLYVSFNGHLNIRPGEEIWHAKLRSVSLRLAYMGNICWAFLFFPVTRSSSLLPLVGLTSESSIKYHIWLGHLSTVLFAGHTLGVLTSWITTNQMFKALEWSKVHVSNVAGEIAIVVALVMWMASVSRVRRKMFEVFFYTHQLYTVYIIFYVLHVGAAYFCMILPGIFLFLIDRYLRFLQSRDKVRLLSSRILPGGNFEMTFAKTPGLQYNPTSILFVNVPSISKLQWHPFTISSNSNMDSDKLSVMVRVEGSWTKKLHKKVCSPVHNKHLDVSVEGPYGPSSFSFLSHEALIMVSGGSGITPFISIIREIMYQSTIPNSHVPRVVLVCAFKTSADLAMLDLLLSIAGSHAQQITEIQLKIEAYVTQESRQTTENQNIIRTSFFKPNPTDKPISATLGPNSWLWLGAIISSSFVLFLLLLGLVTRYYIYPMDNSGGYYHYSYKCLWVMFLVCACVYLASSVAFVLSKSFNGNISKKIQHVDMETSTLSPPAWCYVGDDYREVESLPVQSLVQAINVHFGVRPDLKKILFESKASDVGVLVCGPRKMRHEVAKICASGLADNLHFESISFNCYIETLPDIIFSDGSRMEKETDSSQGMKKLQSAILLTMVMVFVGYILILLILPTNTFYLHWMPDIHAKTDSTFFGLQGANILIYSSPVLLIATLSCLYLHIRKKMAHNNTESIMENVYWMSWMRPVLVKGPLGIVSWMELYFLAMFIGLLVWSMYSYLHGMFINVNQQAAQMNESLWEAKLESTALMLGLVGNICLAFLFFPVTRGSSILQLIGITSESSIKYHIWLGHMAMTLFTAHGLCYILFWAKTNHVSEMMKWATVGISNVAGEVALVAGLVMWGTSFPTIRRKIFELFFYTHHLYVVFVVFFVLHVGFSYACIMLPGFYLFLIDRYLRFLQSQQKIRVLSARILPCQAVELNFSKCPGLSYSPRSMIFLNVPTISKLQWHPFTVTSSSNLEPHKLSVVIKSEGKWSHNLYQSFSSPSQMDRIQVSIEGPYGPSSLQCTRHETVVMISGGSGITPFISIIRELLFIANKDSSNTPSILLICAVKNYVDLTMLDLIIPSSGLSYNISRLKLQIEAYVTRQKHPPTETSHKLRPQTIVWFKPESFDLPVYEILGQNSWLWLALIVSASFLTYLMLMGILTRYYIYPIDHNSDMMYSFTSKSFLNMLFLSISIVIIASLGFLWNKKQGNNARPSTLSNNAGDERELESLPYQSLVEATTVHHGTRPNLKRILRELKSSNVGVLVSGPRTMRQEVAAICSSGSANNLHFQSSSFSW, via the exons ATGGGAAAATTCACGGTCTTAAATATGATTTTTCTTATGATGTTTAGTGGGTGGTTAATGGTTTGGATTTTGTTACCTACAAAATCCTACCAACTCAAGTGGGCACCTAAACTGAAAAGCCAACTTAACTCAACAACATACTTCAGAGAACAAG GGACAAATATTCTGCTTTTTTCATTCCCAATAATGTTCGTAGCAGCATTGAGCTGTGTTTATCTCCATCTCCACAAGAAATCACCAAT GGATCAGATTGGTCGTCGTTTGGCCTCGTGGAGAAGTCCAGTGAGTGTTAAAGCACCTCTGGGTATTGTTAGCTCAGTAGAGCTATCTTTCGCATTCATGTTTGTTGTTCTCCTAGTATGGACTTTTACCACTTATTTATATGTCAGCTTCAATGGCCACCTCAACATACGTCCAGGAGAAgaaat ATGGCATGCAAAACTGAGGAGTGTATCCTTGAGACTTGCATATATGGGAAATATATGCTGGGCATTTCTTTTCTTTCCAGTAACAAGAAGCTCTTCACTTCTGCCTCTTGTTGGACTTACATCAGAGTCTAGTATTAAGTATCACATCTGGCTTGGTCATCTATCCACGGTTTTATTTGCTGGCCATACATTAGGAGTCTTAACTTCCTGGATCACAACCAATCAAATGTTCAag GCACTAGAATGGAGCAAAGTTCATGTATCAAATGTAGCAGGAGAGATCGCAATAGTAGTGGCTTTAGTGATGTGGATGGCCAGTGTGAGTAGAGTAAGAAGAAAGATGTTTGAAGTGTTTTTCTACACTCACCAACTCTACACAGTTTATATCATTTTCTACGTACTTCACGTTGGAGCAGCTTACTTTTGCATGATTCTTCCTGGGATATTCCTTTTCCTAATTGATCGATACTTGAGATTCTTACAGTCCAGAGACAAAGTTAGATTACTCTCCTCTCGTATTTTGCCAGGTGGTAACTTTGAAATGACTTTTGCCAAAACCCCAG gatTGCAATATAATCCGACGAGTATTTTGTTTGTAAACGTGCCATCGATCTCGAAACTGCAATGGCATCCTTTTACAATATCTTCCAACAGTAACATGGATTCAGATAAGCTTAGTGTTATGGTCAGAGTAGAAGGAAGTTGGACTAAGAAGCTCCACAAAAAAGTTTGTTCTCCTGTGCATAATAAGCACTTAGATGTTTCCGTTGAAGGACCATATGGGCCATCCTCCTTTTCCTTTCTGAG TCACGAGGCTCTGATTATGGTGAGTGGTGGAAGTGGGATCACTCCTTTCATATCTATAATCCGAGAGATTATGTATCAAAGCACAATACCCAACTCTCATGTTCCTCGAGTTGTTCTTGTTTGTGCCTTCAAAACTTCAGCTGATTTGGCCATGTTAGACCTCTTGCTTTCCATCGCAGGCTCACACGCCCAACAAATTACCGAAATACAACTCAAAATAGAAGCCTATGTGACCCAAGAGAGCAGGCAAACCACAGAAAACCAAAACATTATACGAACTTCATTCTTTAAGCCCAACCCAACGGACAAGCCCATTTCTGCAACTCTAGGCCCAAACAGCTGGCTTTGGTTGGGTGCAATAATCTCctcttcttttgttttgttcctGCTATTGTTGGGTTTGGTAACTCGTTACTATATTTACCCTATGGATAACTCTGGAGGGTATTATCACTACTCTTACAAATGTCTTTGGGTCATGTTTTTGGTGTGTGCCTGTGTCTATTTGGCTTCAAGTGTGGCTTTTGTTTTGTCTAAGAGTTTCAATGGGAATATTAGTAAGAAAATTCAGCATGTAGATATGGAAACATCAACTTTGTCTCCTCCAGCATGGTGTTATGTTGGAGATGATTATAGAGAGGTAGAAAGTCTTCCCGTTCAATCCTTGGTACAAGCTATAAATGTCCATTTTGGTGTCAGGCCTGATCTCAAGA AAATTTTGTTCGAGTCAAAAGCTTCTGATGTTGGAGTTCTTGTTTGTGGGCCAAGAAAAATGAGACATGAGGTTGCTAAAATTTGTGCCTCTGGTTTGGCAGATAATCTACACTTTGAGTCTATTAGTTTCAATTG TTACATAGAAACTTTGCCAGATATTATATTTAGTGACG GATCAAGAATGGAGAAAGAAACTGATTCATCCCAAGGAATGAAGAAGCTCCAATCAGCTATTCTGTTAACTATGGTGATGGTTTTTGTTGGGTATATTTTGATTTTGCTCATATTGCCCACCAATACCTTCTATCTCCATTGGATGCCAGACATTCATGCTAAAACTGATTCAACTTTTTTTGGTTtacaag GGGCAAACATTCTTATATACTCATCTCCCGTACTTCTCATAGCCACTTTGAGCTGTTTATATCTTCATATAAGAAAGAAAATGGCTCATAATAACACAGAAAG TATCATGGAAAATGTATATTGGATGTCATGGATGAGACCTGTGCTAGTGAAAGGGCCACTGGGAATAGTTTCTTGGATGGAGTTGTACTTCTTAGCCATGTTCATTGGTCTACTTGTCTGGTCCATGTACTCTTACTTACATGGAATGTTTATCAATGTCAACCAACAGGCAGCACAGATGAATGAGTCTCT GTGGGAAGCAAAGTTAGAAAGCACAGCTCTAATGTTAGGTCTAGTTGGGAACATTTGTCTAGCTTTTCTCTTTTTCCCTGTGACAAGAGGATCTTCAATTTTGCAGCTCATTGGAATTACATCAGAGTCAAGCATTAAATATCACATATGGCTGGGGCACATGGCCATGACCCTTTTCACAGCTCATGGTTTATGTTATATTCTCTTTTGGGCCAAGACAAACCATGTTTCAGAA ATGATGAAGTGGGCTACTGTTGGCATATCAAATGTGGCTGGAGAAGTAGCTTTGGTGGCTGGACTAGTGATGTGGGGAACAAGTTTTCCTACCATAAGGCGAAAGATTTTCGAGCTCTTCTTCTACACTCATCATCTCTATGTTGTCTTTGTTGTATTCTTTGTTCTACATGTGGGGTTCTCCTATGCTTGCATAATGCTCCCTGGCTTTTACCTCTTCTTGATTGATAGGTACTTGAGGTTCCTACAATCCCAGCAAAAGATTCGAGTTCTTTCAGCCCGAATCTTACCTTGCCAAGCTGTTGAATTGAATTTCTCCAAGTGCCCAG GTTTGAGCTATTCTCCAAGAAGCATGATTTTCCTAAATGTACCCACAATTTCTAAGCTCCAATGGCATCCATTTACTGTTACTTCTAGCAGCAACTTGGAACCTCATAAACTGAGTGTTGTTATCAAAAGTGAAGGAAAATGGTCTCATAACTTGTACCAAAGTTTCTCATCGCCTTCACAAATGGATCGTATACAAGTCTCCATTGAAGGACCTTATGGACCATCTTCATTACAATGTACAAG GCATGAAACAGTTGTGATGATAAGtggaggaagtggaatcactccATTCATCTCCATTATCCGCGAGCTCCTCTTCATAGCCAACAAAGACAGCAGCAACACTCCAAGCATATTACTCATTTGCGCCGTTAAGAACTACGTGGATCTCACCATGTTAGACCTTATCATCCCATCATCAGGCCTTAGTTACAACATTTCTCGCTTAAAACTTCAAATTGAAGCCTATGTCACAAGACAGAAACATCCCCCAACTGAGACTTCTCACAAGCTCCGCCCCCAAACTATAGTTTGGTTTAAACCAGAGTCGTTTGATTTGCCTGTTTATGAAATTTTGGGACAGAACAGTTGGTTGTGGCTTGCATTGATTGTTTCAGCTTCTTTCCTCACTTACCTTATGCTCATGGGAATCCTTACACGATATTATATATACCCGATTGACCATAACTCTGATATGATGTACTCTTTCACTTCAAAATCTTTTCTCAACATGTTATTCTTGTCCATCTCCATAGTCATAATTGCATCCTTGGGCTTTCTTTGGAACAAGAAACAAGGGAATAACGCAAGGCCAAGCACTTTGAGCAATAATGCTGGTGATGAGAGGGAGTTGGAAAGCCTCCCTTACCAGTCTTTGGTCGAAGCCACAACAGTGCACCATGGAACCAGACCTAATCTCAaaa GAATTTTGAGAGAGCTGAAAAGCTCAAATGTTGGGGTTCTGGTGAGTGGGCCAAGGACGATGAGGCAGGAAGTGGCTGCAATATGTTCTTCGGGTTCGGCCAATAATCTACATTTCCAGTCTTCAAGTTTCAGCTGGTGA